Proteins from a genomic interval of Rhodothermus marinus:
- a CDS encoding sugar kinase yields MKVVTFGEIMLRLSTPGFSRFVQASTFEVTFGGGEANVAVSLANYGLESYFVTKLPKHEIGQAAVNHLRRFGVRTDFIVRGGDRIGIYFLETGASQRPSKVIYDRAHAAITTLREGEIDWERVLEGARWFHWTGITPALGEAVRSELRRALEVARRLGVKVSADLNYRAKLWSVEEAQRVMRSLMEYVDVCIGNEEDAEKSLGIKPKGVDVEAGKLEEAAYRELAQELKRTFGFEAVAITLRESYSASVNGWSALLLDDRDCREGYRSRRYEIQLVDRVGGGDAFAGGLIYGMLTKGDTREALEFAVAASCLKQTIPGDFNLVSVEEVEKLAQGTGSGRVER; encoded by the coding sequence ATGAAAGTTGTCACGTTTGGAGAGATCATGTTGCGGCTGTCGACGCCGGGTTTCAGTCGGTTTGTGCAGGCGTCGACGTTCGAGGTGACGTTCGGAGGCGGGGAGGCGAACGTGGCCGTATCGCTGGCCAACTACGGGTTGGAGAGTTACTTCGTGACGAAGCTTCCCAAGCACGAGATTGGTCAGGCGGCGGTCAATCATCTGCGTCGGTTCGGGGTGCGGACGGATTTCATCGTGCGGGGCGGGGATCGGATCGGGATTTACTTTCTGGAGACGGGGGCCAGTCAGCGGCCTTCGAAGGTGATTTACGACCGGGCGCATGCGGCGATCACGACGCTTCGCGAAGGGGAGATCGACTGGGAACGAGTGCTGGAGGGGGCGCGGTGGTTTCACTGGACGGGGATCACGCCGGCGCTGGGCGAGGCGGTGCGCTCGGAGCTTCGTCGGGCGCTGGAGGTGGCGCGTCGGCTGGGGGTGAAGGTGAGTGCGGATTTGAACTACCGGGCCAAGCTCTGGAGCGTGGAGGAGGCGCAGCGGGTGATGCGGTCGTTGATGGAATACGTGGACGTGTGCATAGGGAACGAGGAGGACGCGGAGAAGAGCCTGGGGATTAAGCCGAAGGGGGTGGACGTGGAGGCGGGGAAGCTGGAGGAGGCGGCCTATCGGGAGCTGGCGCAGGAGCTGAAGCGGACGTTTGGGTTTGAGGCGGTGGCGATCACGCTTCGGGAGAGTTATTCGGCGTCGGTCAACGGCTGGAGTGCGTTGTTGTTGGACGATCGGGATTGTCGGGAGGGTTATCGGTCGCGTCGGTATGAGATCCAGTTGGTGGACCGGGTAGGGGGAGGGGATGCGTTTGCGGGTGGGTTGATTTACGGTATGTTGACGAAGGGTGACACGCGGGAGGCGTTGGAGTTTGCGGTGGCGGCGTCGTGTTTGAAGCAGACGATTCCGGGGGATTTCAATCTGGTGAGTGTGGAGGAGGTGGAGAAGCTGGCGCAGGGCACGGGCTCCGGACGCGTCGAACGCTGA
- a CDS encoding bifunctional 4-hydroxy-2-oxoglutarate aldolase/2-dehydro-3-deoxy-phosphogluconate aldolase, giving the protein MRHEIVSELIRRGAVAVIRMSDPERLVRVVEAICEGGVTAIEITMSVPRAFQMIEEVARRLGDVALVGAGSVLDAETARLVIEAGARYVVSPVFKPEIIQTAHRYDVPALPGAFTPTEILAAHEAGADIVKVFPADVVGMAFFKAIKAPMPQLKLMPTGGVTLTNAGEWLRAGACAVGVGSALLDRAAIAEGRWEKLTENARTLVESIRQARAQ; this is encoded by the coding sequence ATGCGCCACGAGATTGTTTCGGAATTGATCCGGCGCGGGGCGGTGGCCGTCATCCGCATGAGCGACCCCGAGCGCCTGGTGCGCGTGGTGGAAGCCATCTGCGAGGGCGGCGTGACGGCCATCGAAATCACGATGAGCGTGCCGCGCGCCTTTCAGATGATCGAAGAAGTCGCGCGTCGCCTGGGCGACGTGGCGCTGGTGGGCGCCGGGAGCGTGCTCGACGCCGAGACGGCCCGCCTGGTCATCGAAGCCGGGGCCCGCTACGTGGTCAGTCCGGTCTTCAAGCCGGAGATCATCCAGACGGCGCACCGCTACGACGTGCCGGCGCTTCCGGGCGCCTTTACGCCGACGGAGATTCTGGCGGCGCACGAGGCCGGGGCCGACATCGTGAAGGTGTTTCCGGCCGACGTGGTGGGGATGGCGTTTTTCAAGGCGATTAAAGCGCCGATGCCGCAGCTCAAGCTGATGCCCACCGGTGGGGTGACGCTCACGAACGCGGGCGAGTGGCTTCGGGCGGGGGCGTGTGCGGTGGGGGTGGGCAGCGCGCTGCTGGACCGTGCGGCGATCGCCGAGGGGCGCTGGGAGAAGCTCACCGAAAACGCACGCACGCTCGTGGAAAGCATTCGTCAGGCACGGGCCCAGTAA
- the manD gene encoding D-mannonate dehydratase ManD — MKITDGKVFVCSPGRNFVTLKLYTDEGIYGLGDATLNGREMAVVAYLEEHVIPCLIGRDPFQIEDIWQYLYKGAYWRRGPVTMSAIAAVDMALWDIKGKALNTPVYNLLGGPSRYGVMVYGHASGGDIEEVVDEVGRYLEMGYKAVRAQCGIPGLPTTYGVGRGKLFYEPAEKGLPPEHIWSTEKYLNFIPKLFQRLRDVYGDDVHLLHDVHHRLTPIEAARLGKELEPYHLFWLEDPVPAELQESFRWIRQHTTTPLAVGEVFNSIYDAHLLITEQLIDYLRTSVLRGGGITHMRKVAALAELYHVRTGFHGATDLSPITMAAALHFDLWVPNFGIQEYMRHTPETDEVFPHAYYFQDGYLHPGDAPGLGVDFNEELAARYPYERAYLPVNRKEDGTMFNW; from the coding sequence ATGAAGATCACCGATGGAAAGGTGTTCGTCTGCTCGCCCGGCCGCAACTTCGTTACGCTGAAGCTCTACACGGACGAAGGCATCTACGGGCTGGGCGATGCCACGCTGAACGGCCGGGAAATGGCCGTCGTCGCCTATCTCGAAGAACATGTGATTCCCTGCCTGATCGGCCGCGATCCGTTCCAGATCGAAGACATCTGGCAGTACCTGTACAAAGGGGCTTACTGGCGGCGCGGTCCGGTCACGATGAGCGCCATCGCGGCCGTCGATATGGCGCTCTGGGACATCAAAGGCAAGGCGCTGAACACGCCCGTTTACAACCTGCTGGGGGGACCCAGCCGCTACGGTGTGATGGTCTACGGCCACGCCAGCGGCGGCGACATCGAAGAGGTCGTCGATGAGGTGGGCCGCTACCTGGAGATGGGCTACAAGGCCGTGCGGGCGCAATGCGGCATCCCGGGCCTGCCCACCACCTACGGAGTCGGGCGCGGAAAGCTCTTCTACGAGCCTGCCGAAAAGGGCCTGCCGCCCGAACACATCTGGTCCACCGAAAAGTATCTGAACTTCATTCCCAAACTCTTCCAGCGCCTGCGCGATGTCTACGGCGACGATGTGCACCTGCTGCACGACGTCCACCACCGGCTGACGCCCATCGAGGCGGCCCGCCTGGGTAAAGAGCTGGAGCCCTACCATCTGTTCTGGCTCGAAGACCCGGTGCCGGCCGAGCTGCAGGAGAGCTTCCGGTGGATTCGCCAGCACACTACCACGCCGCTGGCCGTCGGGGAGGTGTTCAATTCGATCTACGACGCGCATCTGCTCATCACCGAGCAGCTCATCGACTATCTGCGGACGTCCGTCCTGCGCGGCGGCGGCATCACGCACATGCGCAAGGTGGCGGCGCTGGCCGAACTCTACCACGTGCGCACGGGCTTCCACGGGGCGACGGACCTGTCGCCCATCACGATGGCGGCCGCGCTGCACTTCGACCTGTGGGTGCCCAACTTCGGCATCCAGGAATACATGCGCCACACGCCCGAGACCGACGAGGTCTTCCCGCATGCCTACTACTTCCAGGATGGCTACCTGCATCCGGGCGATGCGCCGGGGCTGGGCGTGGACTTCAACGAGGAGCTGGCGGCGCGCTATCCGTACGAGCGCGCCTATCTGCCCGTCAACCGCAAGGAAGACGGCACCATGTTCAACTGGTAA
- a CDS encoding TRAP transporter large permease, whose translation MEWIAVLILVVSFAVLLLLGVPIAVCIGLATILTMLPSMPLAPALTTEAQRIATGLDSFTLLAIPFFILAGHLMNRGGIARRLVNFAEAALGMLPGALAHVNILAAMLFGAISGSAAAAASAIGSIMAPHMEREGYDKGYSVAVNVTSATTGLLIPPSNILIVYSLASGGTSIAALFLAGYVPGILLGLLLMLVAGWIAWKRRYPVAGRPSLRRLWTTFWEAAPSLLLLVIVIGGIIGGIFTATEAAAVAVLYALILALLYRELRLRDLPRVLLEASSTTAIVLLLIATSMAMSWILAYEQIPQGVSQALLALTDNKILILLIINFVLLAVGTFMDMTPAVLIFTPIFLPVALNLGIDPIHFGIILVLNLCIGLCTPPVGTVLFVGLGVTQTPMTRVLRSLLPMYAAMIIALLLVTYLPELSLWMPRVFGYVE comes from the coding sequence ATGGAGTGGATCGCCGTCCTGATTCTGGTCGTCTCCTTTGCGGTGCTGTTGCTGCTGGGCGTGCCGATCGCGGTCTGCATCGGGCTGGCCACGATCCTGACCATGCTGCCGAGCATGCCGCTGGCCCCGGCGCTGACCACCGAGGCGCAGCGCATCGCCACCGGACTCGATTCGTTCACGCTGCTGGCCATTCCGTTTTTCATTCTGGCCGGGCATCTGATGAACCGGGGCGGCATTGCCCGGCGACTGGTGAACTTCGCCGAAGCGGCGCTGGGTATGTTGCCGGGTGCGCTGGCGCACGTGAACATCCTGGCGGCCATGCTCTTCGGGGCGATCTCGGGTTCGGCGGCGGCCGCCGCCTCGGCCATCGGCAGCATCATGGCGCCGCACATGGAGCGCGAGGGGTACGACAAGGGCTACAGCGTGGCGGTCAACGTCACCTCGGCCACTACCGGCCTGCTCATTCCACCCAGCAACATCCTGATCGTCTATTCGCTGGCCTCGGGCGGTACGTCGATCGCTGCGCTGTTTCTGGCGGGCTACGTTCCGGGCATTCTTCTCGGTCTGCTGCTCATGCTCGTGGCCGGCTGGATCGCCTGGAAGCGGCGCTACCCGGTGGCCGGTCGGCCCAGCCTCCGCCGTCTATGGACCACGTTCTGGGAGGCTGCCCCCAGCCTGCTGCTGCTGGTGATCGTGATCGGCGGTATCATCGGGGGCATCTTCACGGCCACCGAGGCGGCCGCCGTGGCCGTGCTCTACGCGCTGATTCTGGCGCTGCTCTACCGCGAGTTGCGGCTGCGGGATCTACCCCGCGTGCTGCTCGAAGCTTCTTCCACGACCGCCATCGTGCTGCTGCTCATCGCCACTTCGATGGCCATGTCGTGGATCCTGGCCTACGAGCAGATTCCCCAGGGCGTCAGCCAGGCGCTGCTGGCCCTGACCGACAACAAGATTCTGATTCTGCTGATCATCAACTTCGTGCTGCTGGCCGTCGGGACGTTCATGGACATGACGCCCGCCGTGCTGATTTTCACCCCGATCTTTCTGCCGGTGGCGCTGAATTTGGGCATCGATCCCATTCACTTCGGGATCATCCTGGTGCTCAATCTCTGCATCGGACTCTGCACGCCACCCGTGGGGACCGTGCTGTTCGTGGGACTGGGCGTGACGCAGACGCCCATGACGCGCGTGCTGCGCTCGCTCTTGCCCATGTACGCGGCGATGATCATCGCACTGCTGCTGGTGACGTACCTGCCGGAGCTGAGCCTCTGGATGCCTCGTGTCTTTGGATATGTCGAATAA
- a CDS encoding TRAP transporter small permease: protein MERLKQVIDRVLASLVIVIMAVLVLDVLWQVFTRFVLRDPSSYTEELARFLLIWLGLLGGSYAAGQHLHLAVDLLPGRLQGRQRQILELIIEACTLAFALLLIVGGARLVWLMLYLGQISAALQVPLGYVYLVLPLSGAFIGFYSSYYLWKGVRALRTAGAPVDPPDPAE from the coding sequence ATGGAGCGTCTCAAGCAGGTGATCGATCGCGTGCTGGCCAGTCTGGTCATCGTCATCATGGCGGTGCTGGTGCTGGACGTGCTCTGGCAGGTGTTTACGCGCTTTGTGCTGCGCGATCCGAGCTCGTACACCGAGGAACTGGCGCGCTTCCTGTTGATCTGGCTGGGGCTCTTGGGCGGAAGCTATGCGGCGGGACAGCACCTGCATCTGGCCGTCGATCTGTTGCCGGGACGCCTTCAGGGGCGACAGCGACAGATTCTTGAACTGATCATCGAGGCGTGCACGCTGGCTTTTGCCCTGCTGCTGATTGTGGGCGGTGCGCGGCTGGTGTGGCTGATGCTCTACCTGGGGCAGATCTCGGCCGCGCTGCAGGTACCCCTGGGGTACGTGTACCTGGTGCTCCCGCTGAGCGGGGCTTTTATCGGGTTTTATTCGAGCTACTACCTCTGGAAGGGCGTGCGGGCGCTGCGAACCGCCGGGGCACCGGTGGACCCACCAGACCCTGCCGAATAA